One Gimesia sp. DNA window includes the following coding sequences:
- a CDS encoding DUF2997 domain-containing protein: MNQTIEITVTPDGQTRVETKGFSGAGCREASRFIEEALGKRTSERTTPEFFQVADERQRLQEGGG, translated from the coding sequence ATGAACCAGACGATCGAGATCACAGTCACCCCGGACGGACAGACACGCGTGGAGACCAAAGGCTTTTCCGGTGCAGGGTGCCGCGAAGCCAGCCGGTTTATTGAGGAAGCCCTGGGGAAACGGACCAGCGAACGGACCACACCGGAGTTCTTTCAGGTCGCTGATGAACGGCAACGTCTTCAGGAAGGAGGTGGTTGA
- a CDS encoding class I SAM-dependent DNA methyltransferase, with translation MNQQQLSSFIWSVADLLRGDYKQSEYGKVILPFTVLRRLDCVLEPTKAAVLKEKAKREKANVNPEAFLRRETGHNFFNDSPLDLKKLMGDQDHIHENLFSYINGFSEEVRDIFECFEFHTQIERLHRNGLLYLITEKFANIDLHPQFVTNAQMGLVFEELIRKFAELSNETAGEHFTPREVIRLMVNLLFIEDDEALTKPGIVRSLYDPTAGTGGMLSIAEEHLSGQNPEARLVMHGQELNAESYAICKADMLIKGQDIKNIKHGNTLSDDQLPGQHFDYMLSNPPFGVEWKKIQKEIKKEHQQDGFNGRFGPGLPRVSDGSLLFLMHLISKMRPAQEGGSRFGIVLNGSPLFTGNAGSGESEIRRYVLENDLLEAIIGLPTDMFYNTGISTYIWIVSNKKPKNRAGKVQLIDASDMWQKMRKSLGSKRKELSEEHIDEITQIFGNAIEVYLNPKAPEPVTRKQAIPISRIFNTTDFGYQTITVERPERDENGEIVTEKKGKRKGQPKPDSKLRDTEDVPLNEEIDDYFQREVLPHVPDAWIDHDKTKVGYEIPFNRHFYVFKPPRELDEIDAELKGVTDRIVAMIGELSQ, from the coding sequence ATGAATCAGCAGCAGTTATCCTCGTTCATTTGGTCGGTCGCTGATCTGCTCCGCGGCGATTACAAACAGTCCGAATACGGCAAGGTCATTCTGCCGTTCACCGTTCTGCGGCGGCTGGATTGCGTCCTGGAACCGACGAAAGCAGCCGTCCTCAAGGAAAAAGCCAAACGCGAAAAAGCCAACGTCAACCCGGAAGCCTTTCTCCGCCGGGAGACAGGGCACAATTTCTTTAATGACTCCCCCCTCGATCTCAAAAAGCTGATGGGAGATCAGGACCATATCCACGAAAACCTGTTCTCCTATATTAACGGATTTTCTGAAGAGGTCCGCGATATCTTCGAATGCTTCGAATTTCATACCCAGATTGAACGCCTCCACCGCAACGGGCTGCTCTATCTGATCACTGAAAAGTTCGCCAATATCGACCTGCATCCCCAGTTCGTCACCAACGCCCAGATGGGGCTCGTCTTTGAAGAACTGATCCGCAAATTCGCCGAGCTCTCCAACGAAACCGCCGGGGAACACTTCACCCCCCGCGAAGTCATCCGGCTGATGGTCAATCTGCTGTTTATTGAAGATGACGAGGCCCTTACCAAACCCGGCATCGTCCGTTCCCTTTACGACCCGACCGCCGGGACCGGGGGCATGCTCTCCATTGCCGAAGAACATCTGAGCGGCCAGAACCCAGAAGCCCGGCTCGTTATGCACGGACAGGAGCTCAACGCCGAATCCTACGCGATCTGCAAAGCCGACATGCTCATCAAAGGGCAGGACATCAAAAACATCAAGCATGGCAACACCCTCTCCGACGACCAGCTCCCCGGCCAGCACTTCGACTACATGCTCTCCAATCCCCCCTTCGGCGTCGAATGGAAAAAGATACAGAAAGAGATCAAAAAGGAACATCAGCAGGACGGCTTCAACGGGCGTTTCGGCCCCGGTCTGCCCCGCGTCAGCGACGGGTCACTGCTCTTTCTGATGCACCTGATCTCCAAGATGCGCCCCGCCCAGGAGGGCGGCAGCCGGTTCGGCATCGTCCTCAACGGTTCGCCCCTGTTTACCGGGAATGCAGGCAGTGGGGAAAGCGAAATCCGCCGCTATGTCCTGGAAAACGATCTGCTGGAAGCCATCATCGGCCTGCCGACTGATATGTTCTACAACACTGGCATCAGCACTTATATCTGGATCGTCTCCAACAAGAAACCGAAAAACCGCGCAGGCAAGGTCCAGCTGATCGACGCCAGCGACATGTGGCAGAAGATGCGCAAAAGCCTGGGCAGTAAGCGCAAGGAACTCAGCGAAGAACACATTGATGAGATCACCCAGATCTTTGGAAACGCTATTGAAGTGTATCTCAACCCTAAAGCTCCTGAGCCAGTAACCCGAAAACAAGCGATCCCGATCAGCCGGATTTTCAATACCACCGATTTCGGCTACCAGACCATCACCGTCGAACGTCCTGAGCGGGACGAGAATGGCGAGATCGTCACCGAGAAAAAAGGGAAACGTAAAGGCCAGCCCAAGCCCGACAGCAAACTCCGCGACACCGAAGACGTCCCCCTCAACGAAGAGATCGACGACTACTTCCAGCGAGAAGTTCTCCCCCACGTCCCCGACGCCTGGATCGATCACGACAAAACCAAAGTTGGCTACGAAATCCCCTTCAACCGGCACTTCTATGTCTTCAAACCGCCGCGCGAACTGGATGAAATCGACGCCGAACTGAAAGGGGTCACCGACCGCATCGTCGCCATGATCGGAGAGTTGTCGCAATGA
- a CDS encoding helix-turn-helix transcriptional regulator, which produces MAKRADILVRFGQRVRELRKEQGYSQENFAYACELDRTYVGGIERGERNLSLRNIERIAETLDISLAELMEGV; this is translated from the coding sequence ATGGCAAAACGAGCAGACATACTGGTGAGATTTGGACAGCGGGTCCGGGAACTGCGCAAAGAGCAAGGTTACTCACAGGAGAATTTTGCCTACGCTTGTGAGCTGGATCGGACCTACGTCGGCGGGATCGAACGGGGAGAGAGGAATCTGTCTCTGCGGAATATCGAGCGGATCGCCGAGACGCTCGACATCAGCCTGGCCGAGCTGATGGAAGGGGTTTGA
- a CDS encoding GIY-YIG nuclease family protein, whose protein sequence is MNQTPKTIQIFLPGGDPQGIRVAEITTRILQVIEVPRKLLSDFFQMPESSQVGVYFLFGESEEEEPTVYIGQTGDLKQRLGEHNRKKDFWESALVVISRTNSLTQTHAVFLEWFAIDASRKAGRYTDENGNSGSKPHTPPPLEADCLEIFDTAKTLLAILGYPVFDPVASHTPTDQAETLYCLTSDTDGRGQYTTEGFVVLKGSSGLVRKPAASRRFSENIREKLVKNNTCKIDGERIVFLKDHLFKSPSSAGAALVGRNVNGWTVWKDNDGRTLDELKRQTEDT, encoded by the coding sequence ATGAACCAGACACCGAAAACCATTCAGATCTTTCTGCCAGGGGGCGACCCTCAGGGGATTCGGGTCGCCGAGATCACCACGCGGATTCTGCAGGTCATCGAAGTTCCCCGCAAACTATTATCTGACTTTTTCCAGATGCCGGAAAGCAGTCAGGTCGGCGTTTACTTTCTGTTCGGAGAATCGGAAGAGGAAGAACCGACCGTCTACATCGGCCAGACGGGCGACCTGAAACAGCGGCTGGGTGAGCACAACCGGAAAAAGGATTTCTGGGAAAGCGCACTGGTTGTTATTTCCCGCACGAACAGTCTCACCCAGACACATGCGGTCTTTCTGGAATGGTTCGCCATCGATGCCAGCCGGAAGGCGGGGCGCTATACCGATGAAAACGGCAACAGCGGCAGCAAACCGCACACACCGCCCCCGCTGGAAGCCGACTGTCTCGAGATCTTCGATACTGCCAAAACCTTGCTGGCAATCTTGGGCTATCCGGTCTTCGATCCTGTGGCCTCACACACTCCGACAGATCAGGCTGAAACTCTATACTGCCTGACTTCAGATACAGATGGACGGGGACAATACACCACAGAAGGTTTTGTCGTTCTGAAAGGCTCATCAGGCCTGGTGAGAAAACCGGCTGCCAGTCGCAGATTCTCTGAGAACATCAGAGAGAAACTGGTCAAAAATAACACCTGTAAAATTGATGGTGAGAGAATCGTGTTCCTGAAAGACCATCTATTCAAATCCCCCAGCAGCGCGGGAGCAGCACTGGTCGGTCGAAACGTCAACGGCTGGACGGTCTGGAAAGACAACGACGGTCGCACACTGGATGAACTGAAACGACAGACTGAGGACACATAG
- a CDS encoding DUF1257 domain-containing protein produces MSHIVEIKTEVRDEAAISAACQRLKLEAPTQGTVKLFSDSATGTIVKLPGWRYPAVFDTESGQARYDNFEGRWGEQHQLDRFLQGYAVEKTRIEARRKGHTVTEQAQADGSIKLTVQVGGAV; encoded by the coding sequence ATGAGTCATATTGTGGAAATCAAAACCGAAGTCCGGGACGAGGCAGCCATCAGTGCTGCCTGTCAGCGTCTCAAGCTGGAGGCACCAACGCAGGGGACTGTAAAGCTTTTCAGCGACTCTGCCACCGGTACGATCGTCAAGCTGCCTGGCTGGCGATATCCGGCTGTGTTCGATACAGAGTCCGGCCAGGCCCGATACGACAACTTCGAAGGCCGCTGGGGGGAGCAGCATCAGCTTGATCGCTTCCTGCAGGGATATGCCGTTGAGAAAACACGTATCGAGGCACGTCGTAAGGGGCACACGGTGACCGAGCAGGCTCAGGCTGACGGCTCGATCAAGTTGACGGTCCAGGTGGGAGGTGCTGTATGA
- a CDS encoding restriction endonuclease subunit S, protein MSFPKYAGYKNSGIEWLDEIPEHWDVKELKYACSNFPSNVDKKTIEGQQVVSLCNYTDVYYNEQITTGMQLMKASATDEQIEKFTLRAGDVIITKDSESADDIAVSTYIPADLPGVVCGYHLAMIRPKEGVSGLFIKRLFDSVYIQSKVATLANGLTRMGLSHASISGLELPIPPAEEQTAIANFLDAETAKIDALVSEQQRLIELLKEKRQAVISHAVTKGLNPDAHLKDSGIEWLGKVPEDWSVKLLRRFSCKVQTGPFGSQLHADEYVPNGTPVINPTHMVNGKIVPSDDIRVTDEVLERLPHQRLEAGDVIFSRRGELGRCALVTEREAGWLCGTGSMILRLHKSEYIGGYLSLFLSLDILRQYFESFSIGSVMNSLSSETLLSMPLIVPPINEQQRIVDYVAEKVEFIESLVEETVGTIELLQERRTALISAAVTGKIDVREYAAQETA, encoded by the coding sequence ATGAGTTTTCCGAAGTATGCAGGGTACAAAAACAGCGGCATTGAATGGTTGGACGAAATACCAGAGCACTGGGATGTTAAAGAACTGAAATATGCTTGCTCAAACTTTCCCAGCAATGTTGATAAAAAAACAATTGAAGGGCAACAAGTAGTCTCACTCTGCAACTACACCGACGTTTATTACAACGAACAAATTACTACAGGCATGCAACTGATGAAAGCGAGTGCCACAGACGAACAGATTGAGAAATTCACGCTTCGGGCGGGTGATGTCATCATCACCAAAGATTCAGAATCTGCAGATGATATCGCCGTCTCAACTTATATTCCTGCTGATCTGCCAGGAGTTGTATGCGGCTACCATCTCGCAATGATTCGCCCAAAAGAAGGTGTATCAGGTCTATTCATTAAACGACTATTTGACTCTGTGTACATACAATCCAAAGTAGCCACATTAGCAAATGGATTAACCCGCATGGGGCTCAGTCATGCTTCAATCAGTGGATTAGAGCTCCCCATCCCCCCAGCAGAAGAACAAACCGCCATCGCCAATTTCCTCGATGCGGAAACGGCAAAGATCGACGCCTTGGTCTCAGAGCAGCAGCGGTTGATTGAGTTGCTGAAGGAAAAGCGGCAGGCGGTCATCAGTCACGCGGTCACCAAAGGCCTGAACCCCGACGCCCACCTGAAAGACAGCGGCATCGAATGGCTGGGCAAAGTGCCAGAAGATTGGAGTGTAAAGTTACTACGTCGTTTCTCATGTAAAGTTCAGACCGGACCTTTTGGAAGTCAGCTACATGCGGACGAATATGTACCTAATGGTACTCCAGTCATAAACCCAACCCACATGGTCAACGGTAAAATTGTCCCGAGCGACGATATCAGAGTAACGGATGAAGTATTAGAAAGGTTACCACATCAACGACTAGAAGCTGGAGACGTAATTTTTTCACGACGGGGTGAGTTAGGGCGTTGTGCACTTGTAACAGAAAGAGAGGCAGGGTGGCTGTGCGGTACGGGCTCAATGATATTAAGACTCCATAAGTCCGAATACATTGGTGGTTATCTATCTTTATTCCTATCGCTTGACATCTTAAGACAATACTTTGAAAGCTTCTCGATTGGATCGGTTATGAACAGTTTGAGTTCCGAAACGCTTCTTTCGATGCCCTTAATTGTTCCACCAATCAATGAACAACAAAGAATTGTTGATTATGTAGCCGAAAAGGTTGAATTTATAGAGTCTCTTGTGGAAGAAACAGTAGGTACTATCGAACTCCTGCAGGAACGCCGCACCGCTCTGATCTCCGCCGCCGTTACTGGCAAAATCGATGTCCGCGAGTACGCAGCACAGGAGACAGCATGA
- a CDS encoding DUF4339 domain-containing protein, with amino-acid sequence MHEESKQTIESPLNQWWLAKNGEAEGPLSYQEISDGLKSKRISSADYAYSSGGKEWKPLSAWSELESGPEESGLQSPPTPPVDSYPIEPLLTNPRLPAMANWICIYTLQISPWLWCLYTFSEIISGTALKEKAPLMGVEALAMIISMLVSLGVTLSLFIGGIRLRALSRSGPNIIILSIVVATAAHLLLSLGVMVIIAMTDQNNFASKSVSVELIDYFVFLVALCEGAFLLTSLFWLRRNARFLPLS; translated from the coding sequence ATGCACGAAGAAAGTAAACAAACGATTGAGAGTCCTCTGAACCAGTGGTGGCTGGCGAAGAATGGTGAGGCGGAAGGACCTCTGTCTTACCAGGAAATCAGTGATGGCTTAAAGTCAAAACGCATCAGCTCGGCAGATTATGCCTATTCATCCGGTGGGAAGGAGTGGAAGCCACTATCCGCCTGGAGCGAGCTCGAATCTGGACCTGAGGAATCCGGTTTGCAATCCCCGCCGACTCCCCCTGTGGACAGTTACCCTATCGAGCCCTTGCTCACCAATCCCAGACTGCCCGCCATGGCGAACTGGATTTGTATCTACACGCTCCAGATCTCCCCCTGGCTCTGGTGCCTCTATACCTTTTCAGAAATCATCAGCGGGACCGCGCTAAAAGAAAAGGCTCCGCTCATGGGCGTGGAGGCCTTGGCGATGATAATCAGCATGCTCGTTTCGCTGGGGGTAACACTTTCACTCTTCATCGGTGGGATTCGTCTCAGAGCGTTAAGCCGTTCAGGTCCGAATATCATCATCCTCAGTATCGTAGTCGCAACTGCGGCCCATTTACTGTTGTCTCTCGGGGTGATGGTGATCATTGCAATGACCGATCAAAACAATTTCGCCTCAAAATCCGTGTCAGTCGAGTTGATTGATTATTTTGTATTCCTCGTCGCACTGTGCGAAGGGGCGTTTCTGCTCACTTCACTTTTCTGGCTGAGGCGCAATGCCCGTTTTCTACCACTCTCATAA